The region GGTTGCCGCCCGCCGCGCTGGCCCACGATCGCCTCGAGTCGCGTCAAGACGCCCCCCCGAAGCACCTCGACCGGCACCGGGCGGCCCACGCGGTCCCCGACCAGGAGCGCCTGCAGATCCTCGGCGTCGGCCACCGGCCGGCCGTCGAGCGCGACCAGGATATCGCCCAGCAGGAGCCCTGCGTGCTCGGCCGGGCTCTCGGGCGCGACCTCCACGATCAAGAGCCCGGCTGCGTGCTCTCGGCCCGCGCGCTGGGCCGGAGGAATGCGGACAGGCTGGCTGCCGATCCCGAGCCAGCCACGCGTGACATAGCCCTGGCGGGCGAGCGTGTCGGCGAGACGCCAGGCGAGCGCGGCCGGCACGGCGAGCGCGACCCCGCCCACCAGCCCGGTCGTCAGCACCCCGAGCACGGCGCCGCGCGCGTCGACCAGCGCGCCGCCCGAAAAGCCCGGGTACGGGGTGGCATCGGTTCGGATGTACTGCTCGAGCATCCCGCCGCGGGTCCTCAGCGGCCCGCTCACCGCGCTCACGACCCCGATACTGGCCATCAGCCCGCGGTGGCCCGGCCGGCCGACGGCGAGGAGGAACTGTCCGACGCGGGCCGGAGTGGCGGCGAGGGCCGCCGGCTCGAGGCCGAGGCCGGGGACGCGGAGCACCGCGAGGTCGCTCGGGGGGTCCCGGCCGAGGAGCTGGGCCGGGAGCGGCGGGCCGTCGGCGGCTTCGACGTGAAGGTCGTCGTCGCGCTCGACGGCGTGCTCGGCGACGATCACGAGATGGGGCGCGTACACGACGCCGCTCGACGGCCGGCGCGGGCGGCCGTCCACCTGGACCACCGCTCGACCGATCTGCTCCACGGCGTCGGCGAACTGGTTCGAGAGCGTGCTCAGCGCGTGCGTGCTCTCGGCAACGTGGCTCATCGTGGCCTC is a window of Candidatus Methylomirabilota bacterium DNA encoding:
- a CDS encoding S1C family serine protease → MSHVAESTHALSTLSNQFADAVEQIGRAVVQVDGRPRRPSSGVVYAPHLVIVAEHAVERDDDLHVEAADGPPLPAQLLGRDPPSDLAVLRVPGLGLEPAALAATPARVGQFLLAVGRPGHRGLMASIGVVSAVSGPLRTRGGMLEQYIRTDATPYPGFSGGALVDARGAVLGVLTTGLVGGVALAVPAALAWRLADTLARQGYVTRGWLGIGSQPVRIPPAQRAGREHAAGLLIVEVAPESPAEHAGLLLGDILVALDGRPVADAEDLQALLVGDRVGRPVPVEVLRGGVLTRLEAIVGQRGGRQP